One Nomascus leucogenys isolate Asia chromosome 22a, Asia_NLE_v1, whole genome shotgun sequence DNA segment encodes these proteins:
- the SPEG gene encoding striated muscle preferentially expressed protein kinase isoform X6 has product MKKLWVKKRFQKTGHSRRAFGRLTHVFRSCRKQSYDSETAEDDISDVQGTQRLELRDDGAFSTPTGGSDTLVGTSLDTPPTSVTGTSEEQVSWWGSGQTVLEQEAGSGGGTRRLPGSPRQAQATGAGPRHLGVEPLVRASRANLVGASWGSEDSLSVASDLYGSAFSLYRGRALSIHVSVPQSGLRREEPDLQPQLASEAPRRPAQPPPSKSALLPPPSPRVGKRSPPGPPAQPVATPTSPHRRTQEPVLPEDTTTEEKRGKKSKSSGPSLAGTAESRPQTPLSEASGRLSALGRSPRLVRAGSRILDKLQFFEERRRSLERSDSPPAPLRPWVPLRKARSLEQPKSERGAPWGTPGASQEELRAPGSVAERRLLFQQKAASLDERTRQRSPASDLELRFAQELGRIRRSTSREELVRSHESLRATLQRAPSPREPGEPPLFSRPSTPKTSRAVSPAAAAQPPSPSSAGKPGDEPGRPRSRGPAGRTEPGEGPQQEVRRRDQFPLTRSRAIQECRSPVPPPAADLPEARTKAPPGRKREPPAQAVRFLPWATPGLEGTAVPQTLEKNRAGPEAEKRLRRGPEEDGPWGPWDRRGARSQGKGRRARPTSPELESSDDSYVSAGEEPLEAPVFEIPLQNVVVAPGADVLLKCIVTANPLPQVSWHKDGSALRSEGRLLLRAEGERHTLLLREARAADTGSYMATATNELGQATCAASLTVRPGGSTSPFSSPITSDEEYLSPPEEFPEPGETWPRTPTMKPSPSQNRRSSDTGSKAPPTFKVSLMDQSVREGQDVIMSIRVQGEPKPVVSWLRNRQPVRPDQRRFAEEAEGGLCRLRILAAERGDAGFYTCKAVNEYGARQCEARLEVRAHPESRSLAVLAPLQDVDVGAGEMALFECLVAGPTDVEVDWLCRGRLLQPALLKCKMHFDGRKCKLLLTSVHEDDSGVYTCKLSTAKDELTCSARLTVRPSLAPLFTRLLEDVEVLEGRAARFDCKISGTPPPVVTWTHFGRPMEESENLRLRQDGGLHSLHIAHVGSEDEGLYAVSAVNTHGQAHCSAQLYVEEPRTAASGPSSKLEKMPSIPEEPEQGELERLSIPDFLRPLQDLEVGLAKEAMLECQVTGLPYPTISWFHNGHRIQSSDDRRMTQYRDVHRLVFPAVGPQHAGVYKSVIANKLGKAACYAHLYVTDVVPGPPDGAPQVVAVTGRMVTLTWNPPRSLDMAIDPDSLTYTVQHQVLGSDQWTALVTGLREPGWAATGLRKGVQHIFRVLSTTVKSSSKPSPPSEPVQLLEHGPPLEEAPAVLDKPDIVYVVEGQPASVTVTFNHVEAQVVWRSCRGALLEARAGVYELSQPDDDQYCLRICRVSRRDMGALTCTARNRHGTQTCSVTLELAEAPRFESIMEDVEVGAGETARFAVVVEGKPLPDIMWYKDEVLLTESSHVSFVYEENECSLVVLSTGAQDGGVYTCTARNLAGEVSCKAELAVHSAQTAMEVEGIGEDEDHRGRRLSDFYDIHQEIGRGAFSYLRRVVERSSGLEFAAKFIPSQAKPKASARREARLLARLQHDCVLYFHEAFERRRGLVIVTELCTEELLERMARKPTVYPGLYAAGARGNTLLAPEPRSAPRCQA; this is encoded by the exons ATGAAGAAGCTGTGGGTGAAGAAGCGTTTCCAG aaaaccGGCCATTCCCGCCGGGCCTTTGGCCGACTCACCCATG TTTTCCGCTCCTGCAGAAAGCAAAGTTACG ACTCAGAGACTGCTGAGGATGACATCAGCGACGTGCAGGGGACCCAGCGCCTGGAGCTTCGGGATGACGGGGCCTTCAGCACCCCCACGG GGGGCTCTGACACCCTGGTGGGCACCTCCCTGGACACACCCCCGACCTCCGTGACAGGCACCTCGGAGGAGCAAGTGAGCTGGTGGGGCAGCGGGCAGACAGTCCTGGAGCAGGAAGCGGGCAGTGGGGGTGGCACCCGCCGCCTCCCGGGCAGCCCAAGGCAAGCACAGGCAACCGGGGCCGGGCCACGGCACCTGGGGGTGGAGCCGCTGGTGCGGGCATCTCGAGCTAATCTGGTGGGCGCAAGCTGGGGGTCAGAGGATAGCCTTTCCGTGGCCAGTGACCTGTACGGCAGCGCATTCAGCCTGTACAGAGGACGGGCGCTCTCTATCCACGT CAGCGTCCCTCAGAGCGGGTTGCGCAGGGAGGAGCCCGACCTTCAGCCTCAGCTGGCCAGCGAAGCCCCACGCCgccctgcccagccccctccctccaAATCCGCGCTGCTCCCCCCACCGTCCCCTCGGGTCGGGAAGCGGTCCCCGCCGGGACCCCCGGCCCAGCCCGTGGCCACCCCCACGTCGCCCCACCGCCGCACTCAGGAGCCTGTGCTGCCCGAGGACACCACCACCGAAGAGAAACGAGGGAAAAAGTCCAAATCGTCCGGGCCCTCCCTGGCGGGCACCGCGGAATCTCGACCCCAGACGCCACTGAGCGAGGCCTCAGGCCGACTGTCGGCGTTGGGCCGCTCGCCTAGGCTGGTGCGCGCGGGCTCCCGCATCCTGGACAAGCTGCAGTTCTTCGAGGAGCGACGGCGCAGCCTGGAGCGCAGCGACTCGCCGCCGGCGCCCCTGCGGCCCTGGGTGCCCCTGCGCAAGGCCCGCTCTCTGGAGCAGCCCAAGTCGGAGCGCGGCGCACCGTGGGGCACCCCCGGGGCCTCGCAGGAAGAACTGCGGGCGCCAGGCAGCGTGGCCGAGCGGCGCCTCCTGTTCCAGCAGAAAGCGGCCTCGCTGGACGAGCGCACGCGTCAGCGCAGCCCGGCCTCCGACCTCGAGCTGCGCTTCGCCCAGGAGCTGGGCCGCATCCGCCGCTCCACGTCGCGGGAGGAGCTGGTGCGCTCGCACGAGTCCCTGCGCGCCACGCTGCAGCGCGCCCCTTCCCCTCGAGAGCCCGGCGAGCCCCCGCTCTTCTCTCGGCCCTCCACCCCCAAGACATCGCGGGCCGTgagccccgccgccgccgcccagCCGCCCTCTCCGAGCAGCGCGGGGAAGCCGGGGGACGAGCCTGGGAGGCCCAGGAGCCGCGGGCCGGCGGGCAGGACAGAGCCGGGGGAAGGCCCGCAGCAGGAGGTTAGGCGTCGGGACCAATTCCCGCTGACCCGGAGCAGAGCCATCCAGGAGTGCAGGAGCCCTGTGCCGCCCCCCGCCGCCGATCTCCCAGAGGCCAGGACGAAAGCACCCCCTGGTCGGAAGCGGGAGCCCCCGGCGCAGGCCGTGCGCTTCCTGCCCTGGGCCACGCCGGGCCTGGAGGGCACTGCTGTACCCCAGACCTTGGAGAAGAACAGGGCGGGGCCCGAGGCAGAGAAGAGGCTGCGCAGAGGGCCGGAGGAGGACGGTCCCTGGGGGCCCTGGGACCGCCGAGGGGCCCGCAGCCAGGGCAAAGGTCGTCGGGCCCGGCCCACCTCCCCTGAGCTCG AGTCTTCGGATGACTCCTACGTGTCTGCTGGAGAAGAGCCCCTAGAGGCCCCCGTGTTTGAGATCCCCCTGCAGAATGTGGTGGTGGCACCAGGGGCAGACGTGCTGCTCAAGTGTATCGTCACTGCCAACCCCCTGCCCCAAG TGTCCTGGCACAAGGATGGGTCAGCGCTGCGCAGCGAGGGCCGCCTCCTCCTCCGGGCCGAGGGTGAGCGGCACACCCTGCTGCtcagggaggccagggcagcGGACACCGGGAGCTATATGGCCACCGCCACCAACGAGCTGGGCCAGGCCACCTGTGCCGCCTCACTGACCGTGAGACCCG gtGGGTCTACATCCCCTTTTAGCAGCCCCATCACCTCCGACGAGGAGTACCTGAGCCCCCCAGAGGAGTTCCCAGAGCCTGGGGAGACCTGGCCCCGAACCCCCACCATGAAGCCCAGTCCCAGCCAGAACCGCCGTTCTTCTGACACTGGCTCCAAGGCACCCCCCACCTTCAAG GTCTCACTTATGGACCAGTCAGTAAGAGAAGGCCAAGATGTCATCATGAGCATCCGCGTGCAGGGCGAGCCCAAGCCTGTGGTCTCCTG GCTGAGAAACCGCCAGCCCGTGCGCCCAGACCAGCGGCGCTTTGcagaggaggctgagggtgggctGTGCCGGCTGCGGATCCTGGCTGCGGAGCGTGGCGATGCTGGTTTCTACACTTGCAAAGCGGTCAATGAGTATGGCGCTCGGCAGTGCGAGGCCCGCTTGGAGGTCCGAG CACACCCTGAAAGCCGGTCCCTGGCCGTGCTGGCCCCCCTGCAGGACGTGGACGTGGGGGCCGGGGAGATGGCGCTGTTTGAGTGCCTGGTGGCGGGGCCCACTGACGTGGAGGTGGATTGGCTGTGCCGTGGCCGCCTGCTGCAGCCTGCACTGCTCAAATGCAAGATGCATTTTGATGGCCGCAAATGCAAGCTGCTGCTTACATCTGTACATGAGGACGACAGTGGCGTCTACACCTGCAAGCTCAGCACGGCCAAAG ATGAGCTGACCTGCAGTGCCCGGCTGACCGTGCGGCCCTCGTTGGCACCCCTGTTCACACGGCTGCTGGAAGATGTGGAGGTGTTGGAGGGCCGAGCTGCCCGCTTCGACTGCAAGATCAGCGGCACCCCGCCCCCTGTTGTTACCTGGACTCATTTTG GCCGCCCCATGGAGGAGAGTGAGAACTTGCGGCTGCGGCAGGATGGGGGTCTGCACTCACTGCACATTGCCCATGTGGGCAGCGAGGACGAGGGGCTCTATGCGGTCAGTGCTGTTAACACCCATGGCCAGGCCCACTGCTCAGCCCAGCTGTATGTAGAAGAGCCCCGGACAGCCGCCTCAGGCCCCAG CTCGAAGCTGGAGAAGATGCCATCCATTCCCGAGGAGCCAGAGCAGGGTGAGCTGGAGCGGCTGTCCATTCCCGACTTCCTGCGGCCACTGCAGGACCTGGAGGTGGGACTGGCCAAGGAGGCCATGCTAGAGTGCCAGGTGACCGGCCTGCCCTACCCCACCATCAGCTGGTTCCACAATGGCCACCGCATCCAGAGCAGCGACGACCGGCGCATGACACAGT ACAGGGATGTCCATCGCTTGGTGTTCCCTGCCGTGGGGCCTCAGCACGCCGGTGTCTACAAGAGCGTCATTGCCAACAAGCTGGGCAAAGCTGCCTGCTATGCCCACCTGTATGTCACAG ATGTGGTCCCAGGCCCTCCAGATGGTGCCCCGCAGGTGGTGGCTGTGACGGGGAGGATGGTCACACTCACATGGAACCCCCCCAGGAGTCTGGACATGGCCATCG ACCCGGACTCCCTGACGTACACAGTGCAGCACCAGGTGCTGGGCTCGGACCAGTGGACGGCACTGGTCACAGGCCTACGGGAGCCAGGGTGGGCGGCCACGGGGCTGCGTAAGGGGGTCCAGCACATCTTCCGGGTCCTCAGCACCACTGTCAAGAGCAGCAGCAAGCCCTCGCCCCCTTCTGAGCCTGTGCAGCTGCTGGAGCACG GCCCACCCCTGGAGGAGGCCCCTGCCGTGCTGGACAAACCGGACATCGTGTATGTGGTGGAGGGACAGCCTGCCAGCGTCACCGTCACATTCAACCATGTGGAGGCCCAGGTCGTCTGGAGGAG CTGCCGAGGGGCCCTCCTAGAGGCACGGGCAGGTGTGTACGAGCTGAGTCAGCCAGATGATGACCAGTACTGTCTTCGGATCTGCCGGGTGAGCCGCCGGGACATGGGGGCCCTCACCTGCACCGCGCGAAACCGTCACGGCACGCAGACCTGCTCAGTCACATTGGAGCTGGCAG AGGCCCCTCGGTTTGAGTCCATCATGGAGGAcgtggaggtgggggctggggaaacTGCTCGCTTTGCCGTGGTGGTCGAGGGAAAACCACTGCCGGACATCATGTGGTACAAG GACGAGGTGCTGCTGACCGAGAGCAGCCATGTGAGCTTCGTGTACGAGGAGAATGAGTGCTCCCTGGTGGTGCTCAGCACGGGGGCCCAGGATGGAGGTGTCTACACCTGCACCGCCCGGAACCTGGCGGGCGAGGTCTCCTGCAAAGCAGAGTTGGCTGTGCATTCAG CTCAGACAGCTATGGAAGTCGAGGGGATCGGGGAGGATGAGGACCATCGAGGAAGGAGACTCAGCGACTTTTATGACATCCACCAGGAGATCGGCAG GGGTGCTTTCTCCTACTTGCGGCGCGTAGTGGAGCGTAGCTCCGGCCTGGAGTTTGCGGCCAAGTTCATCCCCAGCCAGGCCAAGCCAAAGGCATCAGCGCGTCGGGAGGCTCGGCTGCTGGCCAGGCTCCAGCATGACTGTGTTCTCTACTTCCATGAGGCCTTCGAGAGGCGCCGGGGACTGGTCATTGTCACCGAGCT CTGCACAGAGGAGCTGCTGGAGCGAATGGCCAGGAAACCCACCGTGT ATCCGGGGCTATATGCGGCAGGTGCTAGAGGGAATACACTACTTGCACCAGAGCCACGTTCTGCACCTCGATGTCAAG CCTGA
- the SPEG gene encoding striated muscle preferentially expressed protein kinase isoform X7: MKKLWVKKRFQKTGHSRRAFGRLTHVFRSCRKQSYDSETAEDDISDVQGTQRLELRDDGAFSTPTGGSDTLVGTSLDTPPTSVTGTSEEQVSWWGSGQTVLEQEAGSGGGTRRLPGSPRQAQATGAGPRHLGVEPLVRASRANLVGASWGSEDSLSVASDLYGSAFSLYRGRALSIHVSVPQSGLRREEPDLQPQLASEAPRRPAQPPPSKSALLPPPSPRVGKRSPPGPPAQPVATPTSPHRRTQEPVLPEDTTTEEKRGKKSKSSGPSLAGTAESRPQTPLSEASGRLSALGRSPRLVRAGSRILDKLQFFEERRRSLERSDSPPAPLRPWVPLRKARSLEQPKSERGAPWGTPGASQEELRAPGSVAERRLLFQQKAASLDERTRQRSPASDLELRFAQELGRIRRSTSREELVRSHESLRATLQRAPSPREPGEPPLFSRPSTPKTSRAVSPAAAAQPPSPSSAGKPGDEPGRPRSRGPAGRTEPGEGPQQEVRRRDQFPLTRSRAIQECRSPVPPPAADLPEARTKAPPGRKREPPAQAVRFLPWATPGLEGTAVPQTLEKNRAGPEAEKRLRRGPEEDGPWGPWDRRGARSQGKGRRARPTSPELESSDDSYVSAGEEPLEAPVFEIPLQNVVVAPGADVLLKCIVTANPLPQVSWHKDGSALRSEGRLLLRAEGERHTLLLREARAADTGSYMATATNELGQATCAASLTVRPGGSTSPFSSPITSDEEYLSPPEEFPEPGETWPRTPTMKPSPSQNRRSSDTGSKAPPTFKVSLMDQSVREGQDVIMSIRVQGEPKPVVSWLRNRQPVRPDQRRFAEEAEGGLCRLRILAAERGDAGFYTCKAVNEYGARQCEARLEVRGE; the protein is encoded by the exons ATGAAGAAGCTGTGGGTGAAGAAGCGTTTCCAG aaaaccGGCCATTCCCGCCGGGCCTTTGGCCGACTCACCCATG TTTTCCGCTCCTGCAGAAAGCAAAGTTACG ACTCAGAGACTGCTGAGGATGACATCAGCGACGTGCAGGGGACCCAGCGCCTGGAGCTTCGGGATGACGGGGCCTTCAGCACCCCCACGG GGGGCTCTGACACCCTGGTGGGCACCTCCCTGGACACACCCCCGACCTCCGTGACAGGCACCTCGGAGGAGCAAGTGAGCTGGTGGGGCAGCGGGCAGACAGTCCTGGAGCAGGAAGCGGGCAGTGGGGGTGGCACCCGCCGCCTCCCGGGCAGCCCAAGGCAAGCACAGGCAACCGGGGCCGGGCCACGGCACCTGGGGGTGGAGCCGCTGGTGCGGGCATCTCGAGCTAATCTGGTGGGCGCAAGCTGGGGGTCAGAGGATAGCCTTTCCGTGGCCAGTGACCTGTACGGCAGCGCATTCAGCCTGTACAGAGGACGGGCGCTCTCTATCCACGT CAGCGTCCCTCAGAGCGGGTTGCGCAGGGAGGAGCCCGACCTTCAGCCTCAGCTGGCCAGCGAAGCCCCACGCCgccctgcccagccccctccctccaAATCCGCGCTGCTCCCCCCACCGTCCCCTCGGGTCGGGAAGCGGTCCCCGCCGGGACCCCCGGCCCAGCCCGTGGCCACCCCCACGTCGCCCCACCGCCGCACTCAGGAGCCTGTGCTGCCCGAGGACACCACCACCGAAGAGAAACGAGGGAAAAAGTCCAAATCGTCCGGGCCCTCCCTGGCGGGCACCGCGGAATCTCGACCCCAGACGCCACTGAGCGAGGCCTCAGGCCGACTGTCGGCGTTGGGCCGCTCGCCTAGGCTGGTGCGCGCGGGCTCCCGCATCCTGGACAAGCTGCAGTTCTTCGAGGAGCGACGGCGCAGCCTGGAGCGCAGCGACTCGCCGCCGGCGCCCCTGCGGCCCTGGGTGCCCCTGCGCAAGGCCCGCTCTCTGGAGCAGCCCAAGTCGGAGCGCGGCGCACCGTGGGGCACCCCCGGGGCCTCGCAGGAAGAACTGCGGGCGCCAGGCAGCGTGGCCGAGCGGCGCCTCCTGTTCCAGCAGAAAGCGGCCTCGCTGGACGAGCGCACGCGTCAGCGCAGCCCGGCCTCCGACCTCGAGCTGCGCTTCGCCCAGGAGCTGGGCCGCATCCGCCGCTCCACGTCGCGGGAGGAGCTGGTGCGCTCGCACGAGTCCCTGCGCGCCACGCTGCAGCGCGCCCCTTCCCCTCGAGAGCCCGGCGAGCCCCCGCTCTTCTCTCGGCCCTCCACCCCCAAGACATCGCGGGCCGTgagccccgccgccgccgcccagCCGCCCTCTCCGAGCAGCGCGGGGAAGCCGGGGGACGAGCCTGGGAGGCCCAGGAGCCGCGGGCCGGCGGGCAGGACAGAGCCGGGGGAAGGCCCGCAGCAGGAGGTTAGGCGTCGGGACCAATTCCCGCTGACCCGGAGCAGAGCCATCCAGGAGTGCAGGAGCCCTGTGCCGCCCCCCGCCGCCGATCTCCCAGAGGCCAGGACGAAAGCACCCCCTGGTCGGAAGCGGGAGCCCCCGGCGCAGGCCGTGCGCTTCCTGCCCTGGGCCACGCCGGGCCTGGAGGGCACTGCTGTACCCCAGACCTTGGAGAAGAACAGGGCGGGGCCCGAGGCAGAGAAGAGGCTGCGCAGAGGGCCGGAGGAGGACGGTCCCTGGGGGCCCTGGGACCGCCGAGGGGCCCGCAGCCAGGGCAAAGGTCGTCGGGCCCGGCCCACCTCCCCTGAGCTCG AGTCTTCGGATGACTCCTACGTGTCTGCTGGAGAAGAGCCCCTAGAGGCCCCCGTGTTTGAGATCCCCCTGCAGAATGTGGTGGTGGCACCAGGGGCAGACGTGCTGCTCAAGTGTATCGTCACTGCCAACCCCCTGCCCCAAG TGTCCTGGCACAAGGATGGGTCAGCGCTGCGCAGCGAGGGCCGCCTCCTCCTCCGGGCCGAGGGTGAGCGGCACACCCTGCTGCtcagggaggccagggcagcGGACACCGGGAGCTATATGGCCACCGCCACCAACGAGCTGGGCCAGGCCACCTGTGCCGCCTCACTGACCGTGAGACCCG gtGGGTCTACATCCCCTTTTAGCAGCCCCATCACCTCCGACGAGGAGTACCTGAGCCCCCCAGAGGAGTTCCCAGAGCCTGGGGAGACCTGGCCCCGAACCCCCACCATGAAGCCCAGTCCCAGCCAGAACCGCCGTTCTTCTGACACTGGCTCCAAGGCACCCCCCACCTTCAAG GTCTCACTTATGGACCAGTCAGTAAGAGAAGGCCAAGATGTCATCATGAGCATCCGCGTGCAGGGCGAGCCCAAGCCTGTGGTCTCCTG GCTGAGAAACCGCCAGCCCGTGCGCCCAGACCAGCGGCGCTTTGcagaggaggctgagggtgggctGTGCCGGCTGCGGATCCTGGCTGCGGAGCGTGGCGATGCTGGTTTCTACACTTGCAAAGCGGTCAATGAGTATGGCGCTCGGCAGTGCGAGGCCCGCTTGGAGGTCCGAG GCGAGTGA